The following are encoded together in the Bradyrhizobium algeriense genome:
- a CDS encoding ABC transporter substrate-binding protein, with protein sequence MFRVALHFTTTVIACFVAASVAWSLEADDAALVAAAKGEGKLTLYTSFLGAPFHMSAIKSFEKKYGIAVELLDVRASELRERLRTEQAAGRFIGDVVQTGAATMVRSLRDGELQPHGGIPNARRLSPRQPATDVIVPSYILAYGILVNTMQVKPADEPQSWKDLLDQRWKGKIQSDDMRALGGGQVMFSVLEDAFGRDYHEKLAAQQPIFSRDVGNDERRVARGEYPLRVPQLFSNMAMLKGLPVKFVLPQEGVPYIRFDMALLRNAPHRNAARLFINHYLSDEVQLIYANAGLIPVVDKLDGPVKEEMKTMTNAKLLGTTDVDTQDAMMALAKDIYK encoded by the coding sequence ATGTTCAGAGTTGCCTTACATTTCACGACGACGGTCATCGCGTGTTTTGTGGCTGCGTCGGTGGCGTGGAGTCTGGAAGCCGACGACGCTGCCCTGGTCGCCGCTGCAAAGGGGGAAGGCAAGCTGACGCTCTACACCTCGTTCCTCGGCGCGCCATTTCACATGAGCGCGATCAAGAGCTTCGAGAAGAAATACGGCATTGCCGTCGAATTGTTGGACGTCAGGGCCAGCGAGCTCCGCGAGCGGTTGCGGACCGAACAGGCTGCCGGGCGTTTCATCGGCGACGTCGTCCAGACCGGCGCGGCGACCATGGTCCGCTCGCTGCGCGATGGCGAATTGCAGCCGCACGGCGGCATTCCAAATGCGCGACGTCTGTCGCCGCGGCAGCCGGCGACTGACGTTATAGTCCCAAGCTACATCCTCGCTTACGGCATTCTCGTCAACACCATGCAGGTCAAGCCTGCCGATGAGCCGCAAAGCTGGAAGGATTTGCTGGATCAACGTTGGAAAGGGAAAATCCAGTCCGATGACATGCGCGCGCTTGGTGGCGGGCAGGTGATGTTCTCGGTGCTCGAGGACGCGTTCGGACGCGACTATCACGAGAAACTCGCCGCCCAGCAACCGATCTTCAGTCGCGATGTCGGCAACGACGAGCGGCGGGTGGCGCGCGGGGAGTATCCATTGCGTGTGCCGCAGCTGTTCTCCAACATGGCCATGCTCAAGGGCTTGCCAGTCAAGTTCGTGCTCCCCCAAGAGGGGGTTCCCTATATCCGCTTCGATATGGCGCTGTTGAGAAACGCTCCACACCGCAACGCAGCGCGGCTGTTCATCAACCACTATTTGAGCGACGAGGTGCAGCTGATCTATGCGAACGCCGGCCTGATCCCGGTCGTCGACAAGCTTGACGGGCCGGTGAAGGAAGAAATGAAGACGATGACCAATGCGAAGTTACTCGGCACCACCGACGTCGACACTCAGGATGCGATGATGGCGCTGGCAAAGGACATCTACAAGTAA
- a CDS encoding ABC transporter substrate-binding protein, producing the protein MLVKPGIAKAALVACLAALVVPAHAEDASWDAVVSAAKKEGKVVVYNMTLGAPYFKEVLKSFETKYGISVESLDLRASELAERIRTEQAAGRYLGDAEMISSTMIEEQLKNGDFIQKLPPIPNTANLRPPFKADDHSVPAFVQPMGILINTRLVKDEDVPRSWDDLTSPKWKGKILSDDMRPLGSGNAMFSILQKSMDADFNAKLAEQKPVFSRDMRNDARRVARGEYPIYIPQIFAFASDLKGLPVKIVIPKEGAPYARMDLAVLKNAPHPNAARLFIQHFLSVDSQLIYANAWMLPVVAGAAERADPEAQPFVNAKLIGPATLSERPSMMGLAKKLYP; encoded by the coding sequence GTGTTGGTCAAGCCAGGGATAGCCAAAGCTGCGTTGGTCGCTTGCCTTGCCGCTCTCGTCGTGCCCGCGCACGCTGAAGACGCGTCGTGGGATGCGGTCGTCAGTGCCGCAAAGAAGGAAGGCAAGGTCGTCGTCTACAATATGACGCTTGGCGCGCCGTACTTTAAGGAGGTTTTGAAGTCATTCGAGACGAAGTACGGAATCTCTGTCGAGAGCCTTGATCTGCGCGCGAGCGAACTCGCCGAGCGCATCCGGACCGAACAGGCAGCCGGCCGTTATCTGGGCGATGCCGAAATGATCTCCTCGACGATGATCGAGGAGCAGCTCAAGAACGGCGATTTCATCCAGAAGCTGCCGCCGATCCCGAACACCGCCAACCTGCGGCCTCCGTTCAAGGCCGACGACCACAGCGTACCCGCTTTCGTCCAGCCCATGGGTATTCTGATCAATACCAGGCTGGTCAAAGATGAGGACGTTCCCAGGAGCTGGGACGATCTCACCAGTCCGAAGTGGAAGGGCAAGATCCTGTCCGACGACATGCGACCGCTCGGCAGCGGTAACGCGATGTTTTCGATTCTGCAGAAGAGCATGGACGCCGACTTCAACGCGAAGTTGGCCGAACAAAAGCCGGTTTTCAGCCGCGACATGCGCAATGACGCCCGCCGCGTGGCTCGCGGGGAATACCCGATCTACATCCCGCAGATTTTCGCTTTTGCATCGGATCTCAAGGGGCTCCCGGTCAAGATCGTTATCCCCAAGGAAGGGGCGCCTTACGCCCGGATGGACCTCGCGGTCTTGAAGAATGCGCCGCACCCGAACGCAGCCCGGTTGTTTATCCAGCATTTTCTCAGCGTCGATTCGCAGTTGATCTACGCTAATGCGTGGATGCTGCCCGTGGTAGCCGGCGCCGCCGAACGTGCCGATCCCGAGGCGCAGCCGTTCGTGAACGCCAAACTGATTGGTCCCGCGACGCTGTCCGAACGGCCTTCGATGATGGGGCTGGCGAAAAAGCTCTATCCCTGA
- a CDS encoding amidohydrolase family protein, with protein sequence MTYAGAIDCDLHSAVPGMGALMPYLDDYWREMVSVRALDRLNLSLTSYPQNTPLSCRPDWALDQGRKPGSSLEAMQAHVLNPFRSRYGILNCLYGAQVFHSEDMAAAFCRATNDWICDEWLNRDSRLRASITIAAHNTELAVAEIERRAGDLRFVQVLMLASGEVTLGRRQLWPIYRLAERLGLAIGIHAGSAYRYAPTAAGWSSYYVEDYIAQSCAFESQLQSMISEGVFAKFPNLKVVAIESGLTWLSGFIWRADKTWKGVRAEVPWVTRAPSEIIRNHVRFTVQPIDAADERDAILRLTDHLKSDELFLFSTDYPHWQFDGDAALPDGLPVPLFRKILCENALATYPRLAKADHALELAE encoded by the coding sequence ATGACATATGCCGGTGCGATTGACTGCGATCTTCATTCCGCCGTGCCCGGGATGGGCGCGCTCATGCCCTATCTCGACGACTATTGGCGCGAGATGGTCTCGGTGCGTGCACTCGACCGTCTGAACCTGAGCCTCACCAGCTATCCCCAGAACACGCCGCTGTCGTGCCGTCCCGACTGGGCGCTCGATCAGGGAAGAAAGCCAGGGTCGTCGCTCGAAGCGATGCAAGCGCATGTCCTGAATCCCTTTCGGTCGCGCTACGGCATTCTCAACTGCCTGTATGGAGCCCAGGTCTTTCACAGCGAGGACATGGCTGCTGCATTCTGCCGAGCCACCAACGACTGGATTTGCGATGAATGGCTCAATCGCGATTCGCGATTGCGCGCTTCCATCACGATCGCGGCCCACAACACCGAGCTTGCGGTCGCGGAAATCGAGCGGCGCGCCGGCGACCTCCGTTTCGTACAGGTGCTGATGCTGGCGTCCGGGGAAGTAACGCTCGGCCGGCGGCAGCTCTGGCCGATCTACCGGCTGGCGGAGCGCCTGGGGCTCGCTATCGGCATTCACGCGGGTAGCGCTTACCGCTATGCGCCGACCGCCGCAGGCTGGTCTTCCTATTATGTCGAAGACTACATCGCTCAGTCCTGCGCCTTCGAAAGTCAGTTGCAAAGCATGATTTCCGAGGGCGTGTTCGCGAAGTTTCCGAACCTGAAGGTCGTTGCGATCGAGTCCGGCCTGACATGGCTCAGCGGATTTATCTGGCGTGCGGACAAGACGTGGAAGGGTGTGCGAGCGGAAGTTCCGTGGGTGACTCGTGCGCCATCGGAAATCATTCGCAACCACGTCCGCTTTACGGTGCAGCCGATCGATGCGGCGGACGAAAGGGACGCGATCCTGCGGCTGACCGATCATCTGAAGTCAGATGAGCTGTTCCTGTTTTCGACGGACTATCCACACTGGCAGTTCGACGGCGATGCCGCGTTGCCGGACGGGCTGCCCGTTCCATTATTTCGCAAGATCCTTTGCGAAAACGCGCTCGCTACCTATCCCCGCTTGGCCAAGGCCGATCATGCTCTGGAGCTTGCCGAATGA
- a CDS encoding amidohydrolase family protein has translation MSTIEMERSPPAKYRLRVIDCDIHPAMTSWTEVHPYLEKRWIEHLSVYGSHLRHAFSEALSHPRMSPDAARIDAYPDEGGPPGSSLELMRKQHLDPNGVQVGMLIPLRWNPGSQRNLDFGAALTRAMNTWQVERWVKQEARLRASVLVAQEDTEAAVAEIDARGGDPNFTQILILPRTDEPLGRRRYWPIYEAAVRNNLPITIHVGGTNGHPSTGGGWPSYYMEEHHAVAQTMQAVLTSLVFEGVFERFPKLRVVIMEGGLGWIPSLSARMDKHWSRLRSEVPHLKRPPSEYVRENVWFSTQPMEEPGSAAELIDLFDRIGWDRLLFSTDYPHWDFDDPRYAFKANLSEAQRDQLLYANSSKFYGLG, from the coding sequence ATGAGCACCATCGAGATGGAGCGCAGTCCACCCGCCAAATACCGGTTGCGGGTGATCGATTGCGATATTCACCCCGCGATGACATCGTGGACCGAGGTTCATCCCTATTTGGAGAAGCGGTGGATCGAACATCTTTCCGTCTATGGCAGTCATCTGCGTCACGCCTTTTCCGAAGCGCTGTCGCATCCGCGCATGTCGCCGGACGCGGCGAGGATCGACGCCTATCCCGACGAAGGCGGCCCTCCCGGATCGAGCCTTGAACTGATGAGGAAACAGCATCTCGATCCGAACGGGGTTCAGGTTGGAATGCTGATACCGCTGCGCTGGAATCCGGGCAGCCAGAGGAATCTTGATTTTGGCGCGGCGCTCACACGGGCGATGAACACATGGCAGGTGGAGCGCTGGGTGAAACAGGAGGCTCGGCTGCGGGCCTCGGTCCTTGTCGCGCAGGAAGACACCGAAGCCGCTGTAGCGGAAATCGATGCGCGGGGAGGCGATCCGAACTTTACGCAGATCCTGATCCTTCCGCGAACCGACGAGCCTCTCGGACGCCGTCGCTACTGGCCGATCTATGAAGCGGCGGTGCGTAACAATCTGCCGATCACGATTCATGTCGGTGGCACCAATGGTCACCCGTCCACCGGCGGCGGCTGGCCGTCCTACTACATGGAGGAACATCACGCCGTCGCACAGACCATGCAAGCGGTCCTGACCAGCCTGGTATTCGAGGGCGTCTTCGAGCGATTTCCGAAGCTGCGCGTCGTCATCATGGAGGGCGGGTTGGGCTGGATTCCGTCGCTGAGCGCGCGGATGGACAAGCACTGGTCCCGCTTGCGCAGCGAAGTGCCGCATTTGAAGCGGCCGCCCTCGGAATATGTTCGCGAGAACGTGTGGTTCAGCACGCAGCCGATGGAGGAGCCGGGAAGCGCTGCCGAACTGATCGACCTGTTTGATCGGATCGGCTGGGACCGCCTGCTGTTCTCGACGGATTATCCTCATTGGGATTTCGACGATCCGCGCTACGCCTTCAAAGCCAACCTCAGCGAGGCACAACGCGATCAGCTCCTTTACGCCAACTCAAGCAAATTCTACGGGCTGGGGTGA
- a CDS encoding Rieske (2Fe-2S) protein produces MARHIVATVDEIAPGQRRVVSVNGREIGIFNVDGEYFAVGNRCPHEGASLCKGRVVGLVEASEPGAYQYSRRGELIRCPWHGWEFDLRTGKSWCEPDRTKVRSYELKVEPGGALVEGELRAETFPVSIEKQYIVVEV; encoded by the coding sequence ATGGCGCGGCATATCGTTGCAACCGTCGATGAGATAGCGCCGGGCCAGCGCAGAGTGGTGAGTGTGAACGGTCGCGAAATCGGCATCTTCAATGTCGACGGAGAATATTTCGCCGTCGGCAACCGCTGCCCTCATGAGGGGGCGTCGCTGTGCAAAGGACGCGTCGTCGGCCTCGTCGAAGCCAGCGAGCCGGGCGCCTATCAGTACAGCCGGCGGGGCGAACTCATTCGTTGTCCCTGGCATGGCTGGGAATTCGATCTGAGAACCGGGAAGTCATGGTGCGAACCCGATCGCACCAAGGTGCGGAGCTACGAACTGAAGGTGGAACCGGGTGGGGCGCTCGTCGAAGGCGAGCTTCGGGCCGAGACGTTCCCGGTCTCGATCGAAAAGCAATATATCGTGGTCGAAGTCTAG
- a CDS encoding MarR family winged helix-turn-helix transcriptional regulator produces MLARDHVAVLMSTIGMRLSRGAMAYYRAAWNISTVEWRLLMTLNSIESLNVSELSDAADVDKAAASRSLALLQERKLVSVEQTRSRGRAAIAKLTAEGRKFTAKLAQVSREREARLFKDFAAADKDRLNALLHQLSQALDGADWDH; encoded by the coding sequence ATGCTGGCGCGCGACCACGTCGCGGTACTTATGTCCACGATCGGCATGCGCCTGAGCCGAGGTGCCATGGCGTACTACCGCGCCGCCTGGAACATCAGCACTGTGGAATGGCGCCTGCTGATGACGCTCAACAGCATCGAATCTCTCAATGTGAGCGAGCTGTCCGACGCTGCCGATGTCGACAAGGCGGCCGCGAGTCGTAGCCTTGCACTTCTCCAGGAGCGGAAGCTCGTTTCAGTTGAACAGACCCGATCCCGCGGTCGGGCCGCGATTGCAAAATTGACGGCGGAGGGACGCAAGTTCACGGCAAAGCTGGCACAGGTCTCACGCGAGCGGGAAGCGCGCCTGTTCAAGGATTTTGCCGCCGCCGACAAAGACCGCTTGAACGCCCTTCTGCACCAATTGTCACAGGCGCTGGATGGCGCGGACTGGGATCACTAA
- a CDS encoding aconitase X catalytic domain-containing protein, giving the protein MKLTDVEQKMLDGAEGAAVQKAMDLLVRYGEALGAERLVETNNVCGTFVAAGPMIREFASQGSDAIFSEFNLDSTERVAMPPVKAYTCHLVMGIDSEHPEMRQASEEAIRVQKEGEQFFGAKGVNMLSTCTPYQVGNVPLMGEHCAWMESSAVIYCNSVLGARTNTEGRESTGAASITGRIPYFGLHIPENRAASHLIDVQIPVDDMMDWGLLGYAIGEMVEEDIPAFRGLAAQPSQIKLKHFGAAAASSGGVEMYHMPGVTPETRSEEGAFGGRPPRATWVYGPHERRTAYEKLNSTANSSDVDFIMLGCPHNSIEQVWQVARLLEGRRISPNTSLWVFTPRALKEVADRSGYTDVIKAAGGHVLSDTCPAISRIMPKGTRVVATDSAKQAHYLPAITGVQAWFGSVADCVEAAVAGRWTGGLR; this is encoded by the coding sequence ATGAAGCTTACCGATGTCGAGCAGAAGATGCTGGACGGCGCCGAGGGCGCGGCGGTCCAGAAGGCCATGGACCTGCTGGTCCGCTACGGCGAGGCGCTTGGCGCCGAGCGGCTGGTGGAGACCAACAATGTCTGCGGGACCTTTGTCGCTGCCGGACCGATGATTCGCGAGTTCGCCAGCCAGGGCAGCGATGCGATCTTCTCCGAGTTCAATCTGGACAGCACCGAACGCGTCGCGATGCCACCGGTGAAGGCTTACACCTGCCATCTCGTAATGGGCATCGACAGCGAACATCCCGAGATGCGTCAGGCCTCCGAAGAAGCAATTCGCGTGCAGAAGGAAGGTGAGCAGTTCTTCGGCGCAAAGGGCGTCAACATGCTTTCAACCTGCACGCCCTATCAGGTCGGCAACGTACCGTTGATGGGCGAGCATTGTGCCTGGATGGAGTCCTCTGCAGTGATCTACTGCAACTCGGTGCTCGGCGCTCGCACCAACACCGAGGGACGCGAGAGCACGGGCGCCGCCAGCATTACCGGGCGCATTCCCTATTTCGGCCTCCATATTCCGGAGAACCGCGCGGCCAGCCACCTCATCGACGTTCAGATTCCCGTCGATGACATGATGGACTGGGGGCTGCTGGGCTACGCGATCGGCGAGATGGTCGAAGAGGATATTCCGGCATTTCGCGGCCTTGCGGCCCAGCCCAGTCAGATCAAGCTGAAGCATTTTGGCGCCGCCGCGGCCTCATCCGGTGGGGTCGAAATGTATCATATGCCGGGCGTCACGCCCGAGACGCGATCGGAGGAAGGTGCCTTCGGCGGTCGACCGCCGCGCGCTACCTGGGTTTACGGGCCGCACGAGCGACGCACGGCCTACGAAAAACTGAATTCGACGGCGAACTCGTCCGACGTCGATTTCATCATGCTTGGTTGTCCGCACAACTCCATCGAGCAGGTGTGGCAGGTCGCTCGCCTGCTGGAGGGCCGGCGAATCAGCCCCAATACATCGCTCTGGGTATTTACCCCGCGCGCCTTGAAGGAAGTCGCCGACCGCAGCGGCTATACCGATGTGATCAAGGCTGCCGGAGGACATGTCCTGAGTGACACCTGCCCGGCGATCTCGCGCATCATGCCGAAAGGCACCAGGGTCGTCGCGACCGACTCGGCGAAGCAGGCGCATTACCTCCCGGCCATCACTGGCGTTCAGGCCTGGTTCGGCTCGGTGGCGGATTGTGTCGAAGCGGCAGTGGCCGGACGCTGGACGGGAGGACTGCGATGA
- a CDS encoding aconitase X swivel domain-containing protein — protein MTAIVLHGRKVVGGISEGEALVTRETISGWGGIDPRTGKVVETRHELCGVSFKDKILVFPGAKGSSGWSQYFHLARLAGTAPKAVLYNRTTTKVALGAVVMRVPALTDFDRDPLSIIETGDWVKVDADRGIVEITKKRA, from the coding sequence ATGACCGCGATCGTTCTGCACGGCCGCAAGGTGGTGGGCGGCATCTCGGAAGGCGAAGCCCTGGTGACGCGCGAGACCATTTCGGGATGGGGCGGCATCGATCCGCGCACGGGCAAGGTGGTCGAGACGAGGCATGAGCTATGCGGCGTCTCGTTCAAGGACAAGATCCTGGTGTTTCCAGGCGCCAAAGGTTCGTCCGGATGGTCGCAATATTTTCACCTGGCGCGACTCGCCGGTACTGCGCCAAAGGCCGTGCTCTACAACCGGACCACGACCAAGGTTGCGCTCGGCGCAGTGGTCATGCGGGTGCCGGCGCTGACCGACTTCGATCGCGACCCGCTGTCGATCATCGAGACCGGCGACTGGGTCAAGGTCGATGCCGATCGCGGCATCGTGGAGATCACCAAGAAGCGCGCTTAG